The stretch of DNA ATTTTTCTTTTATAAGAAAGCCTCCCTTTCTATAGAGAAAGTATTTCTTCTTATTATAATTATAAGCTTATTTATTTTTCTTATCGTGCTTTTATTTAAAAAAAGAGATATTTCCCAAAGGCTGGCAAGTTTTATCCTCATTCTATTAACATCCATTTGCACTTCTATCTATGCCTATGTTTCTGTGATTCAATGTAGTGCATTTCTTACAGGCCATTGGGACCTGGCAGGATTTGACCAGGCAATATGGAATACAATCAAAGGAAGGATCCTTGATACAACAATGTATGGCCATAATTTTCTGGGAGAACATATGTCTCCTATGCTTATAATATTTGCTCCCTTTTATCTTATTTGGCAGGATCCAAGGATGCTTCTTATTCTACAAAGCATATTTCTTGGACTGGGAGCAATCCCTGTATTTCTCATTGCAAAGGATAAGCTAAAACATAATTTATTAAGTTTATCATTCTCTTTTGCTTATCTCTTCCATCCATTTTTATCAAGGATAAATCTCTTTGAATTCCATGAAATCTGCCTTGCCCCATTTTTCCTTCTCTTTACCTTCTATTTCTTGCAAAGAAGGGTGTGGATTCTTTACTTTATCTTTCTTTTTCTCTCTTTAATGGTTAAGGAGGATATTTCTTTAATTATAACAGCCCTCGGTATTTATTCCTTCTTTAAGCAGAACAAAAAGATTGGCCTTATTACATTTACTATTGGAATCCTTTGGGCATATCTTTCTATTTCTGTTTTAATCCCTTATATCAGAAAGGCAACAGAAACAGGGGGAGGTAAGGTAACCTATGGCTATTTTGGAAGGCTGGGTTTGGGAGAAAGCCAGGGAGAAATTATCAAAAACCTTATTCTAAAACCACAAAATACCTTAAAAAGGATATTTCTACCAGGAAAAGAAAAGCTTGCTACAATTATCTTGCTTATCCTTCCCCCTGCTTTTTTTTCCATATTAAGCCTTGAAATTTTAATTGCCCTACCTGAGATTTTTCTTCATTTTCTCTCTCCCTGGTCAGGTCAATACCTCCTTGCTTATCAATATTCTACCCCAATTATTCCCTTTGCTGTAATATCTGGTATCTATGGATGCTTATGGTTAAAAAGGCTTAATCCTTTTGCCCTAGCCATTTTGATCTTTACAACATCATTTCTTTCAAACTTTTATTTTTCTTTTAGGGGGCTTAATATTTCTCCTCAAAACCCAGATTTTTATGTAAAGCTGTATAACCCAGACAATCATAAAACCATCCTTTCCATCCCAACAGAAAATCTAAAGAAATATTATCAAATAAAAAAAACAAGGTTATTATTTGAAAGTTTAAAAAAGATAATCCCAGAGAATACCCCTGTTTGTGTTCAGGATAACCTTATGACCCATTTTTCGCAAAGAAGAACCCCCCTGGATTATTTTCCTAATTATGATTTATCTGAATATATTGTCTTTAATACATATGGGTTTGGAGAATGGGTAATTCATTGGGAAAGCCTTGAGGCATGCAATAAGGGTTTGGCTTCTCTTTTAAAAGATAATAGATTTAAAATATTCTTTAGGGATAATCCAGGCTATGGAGGAATAGCCATTTTTGGAAAAAAAGAAAGAGAGGAAGAGATAATAGAAAATGCAAAGAAAGTTGTAAAGGAAAATCCAAAATCAACCTATAGCCACTTTATTCTTGGTTCGGTCTATTTTCATACAAATAACCATAAAAAGGCAAAAAAAGAATTTGAAACTGCCCTTAATATTGATAAACAAAATACCTTTGCCAAAGATATGTTTGAACAATGCAAGGATTAAAATATGTATGAACCCGTTATAGGTCTTGAGGTCCATCTTCAGCTTTCAACAAAAAGCAAGCTATTTTGTGCCTGCTCAACAAGGTTTGGTGCATCAGCTAATACTTTGGTTTGTCCTGTTTGTCTTGGTCTTCCTGGATGCCTTCCTGTTTTAAACAAAGGTGCTGTTTCCCTTGCTATTATCTCGGCAACGGCTCTGAATTGCAAGATAAATAAAATATCAAGGTTTCATAGAAAGAATTATTTTTATCCAGACCTTCCAAAGGCATATCAAATCTCCCAATACGATGAACCTTTGGCAATAGATGGCTTCCTTGAAATAGATGGAAAAAAAATAGGGATAATCCGTGTTCACCTTGAGGAAGATGCAGGAAAGCTTATTCATAAAGAAGATTATTCCCTTGTTGACTTTAATAGATGTGGTATCCCTTTGATTGAGATTGTATCATCCCCTG from bacterium encodes:
- a CDS encoding DUF2079 domain-containing protein encodes the protein MKKVEDKKAIIPTKPIIYAIVCVIFIVLFFFYKKASLSIEKVFLLIIIISLFIFLIVLLFKKRDISQRLASFILILLTSICTSIYAYVSVIQCSAFLTGHWDLAGFDQAIWNTIKGRILDTTMYGHNFLGEHMSPMLIIFAPFYLIWQDPRMLLILQSIFLGLGAIPVFLIAKDKLKHNLLSLSFSFAYLFHPFLSRINLFEFHEICLAPFFLLFTFYFLQRRVWILYFIFLFLSLMVKEDISLIITALGIYSFFKQNKKIGLITFTIGILWAYLSISVLIPYIRKATETGGGKVTYGYFGRLGLGESQGEIIKNLILKPQNTLKRIFLPGKEKLATIILLILPPAFFSILSLEILIALPEIFLHFLSPWSGQYLLAYQYSTPIIPFAVISGIYGCLWLKRLNPFALAILIFTTSFLSNFYFSFRGLNISPQNPDFYVKLYNPDNHKTILSIPTENLKKYYQIKKTRLLFESLKKIIPENTPVCVQDNLMTHFSQRRTPLDYFPNYDLSEYIVFNTYGFGEWVIHWESLEACNKGLASLLKDNRFKIFFRDNPGYGGIAIFGKKEREEEIIENAKKVVKENPKSTYSHFILGSVYFHTNNHKKAKKEFETALNIDKQNTFAKDMFEQCKD